In Mus caroli unplaced genomic scaffold, CAROLI_EIJ_v1.1 scaffold_9213_1, whole genome shotgun sequence, the DNA window CAAGGGAGCCAGTGAGTCGGGGATGCTTTTTCCAAGACCACTCATTCACTTGGGACATCACATGGGGTTGCTGAGGCAGTGGGACCTTAGTTAAGGTCAGGCTTaggataatgaaaaaaaaaagaaaatccaaaatattACTTGTCCCATCTccacagaaaggagaaaataggaaAATGTCCAGACCTGTTGTGAGCACAACCATGGTTGTAGTAGTTGCTTGGGCCTGGCTCTAGTTGCCTGGGACGCTGCAGACACCTCAGAACTACCTCTGTGCTGAGTTAAATGACCTGAGCCTTGTTACAGACTAATTCTTATACTTTAGGCATCTCCTGTGTCCTCAAGCCTATTCCTTACAACAACGCCTTGCTGGTCTAGGACAAGCCCCAGAAGGAGTGGTTCAGTGTGAGCTTTAGGCAGGGAGACCGGATAGACTGTCCTTTGCAGTAGTACCCACAGCACTGAGTCCTGCCTCTGAGTGCCTCTTACTGAAGTGTTTCCTCCTGTGTAGTTATGGCAGGTTGAAGCCACCATTTCCCAAGTGGAATTTTCCCAAAGAGAGTAGTGGGTTTCCCAGGGTGAGGCCCCTGTTCTCATCATTGGTAGTCCTGCCTCTAGGGTCTTTTTTCTTATCACACTAAAAGGATTTGTTGTAGGTGAAGATTTGGAAGCTAAGGGATTTTGTATAACTTTCTCAAgttttcttccagcctttcacctttgccccacccacccccagctttATGTTCAGTTTATCTGGAGCTGGAAGGTAACAACTGGTAGCTCTGTGCAGGGAGTGGACTCTCAGGACTCCTTTGGGTGCTAAGTGTTCTGGGAAGATCTGATGCACTCATGACGGGAGGCCTGTTCTGGGcttccaaggaggccagaggctcTGTTAGAACATGCTTAGCCATCCCGAGTTCTGGGCCACCAAGCAATGTAATTTTGGCAACCAGGCCTCTTCTACTTTTCCCCTTGACCATCCTAGGTCAGCTGGGTCTGCTGCAGAGAACTCTCGGCTCTTTGCCATATCCCAGGTTGGTGGTGGCTCTGTGTAGCAGAGCTCCTGACCCTCTGTGGCTCTTGACTCTGAAAGGACTGCAGAAGGTGGCCCAGCAGGGTCAGATCCAGCCATGCACACTAGATGCTTTCCCCTTCTTTGCCCGTCTAACCTCAAGGTTCTAGGACCGcatgctgtctcttttcttctgcaggtaaaaacagaaaaactgagATCACCAAGCGCTGTGCCACCACTTGTCCCAAAACCAATGATTTCAATCAGTTGTCATTGAGCGGTATTCAGGACACAATCATCAGAAGATGCTGTTCATGGGATCATTGCAACAGAGCACCTGGAAGTTGGGAGGGGTTCTGGTCCTTACCAGGTTGGCTCCTGCTGCCAATGGGTCTGGCCCTCTTTTGCACCCTGTTGTGAGAACCATTGTGCTGTGACACCCTGTCCCAACATAGTCATCCTTCTAGCACATCCTGTCTTTCACCTCAAATCCCACCTTCATCAATTCCAGCACTTGCACGGCAATGCTCTGTCCATGGGGTAGAAGGGAGGACACCATACCCTTTGCTTAGGACTTAGCAGTCTGCTCCTCCCTGATATCCTGGCCcaagaagtagaaataaaacCTTGATGCTCCTCATGGAGACAGACAAGGAGTATTTCCAATGCAGACCACAGGCTTCTTCAAAAAAATCCCTTGACACTTGGCACACTGTCATGCACCATGAGTGGCAGATGGACCTGATGAAGCCAGAGGTGAATACACTCTCTGACACTACTATACTTGTGTCCCCTGTTCATGCACTTGAACTGGGCATCTCACTCAGAGACAGTAAACTCTTGCTTCCCCACAGCCTGGCTCCTGCTCCTTTGCTGTACCTCTGCCCCAGAGACTCATCCCTCTTCCATCTTTCAGTACAGCCTTCTGTAACTAGAGCAACCAAGATCTGCATGGAACCATCCAGTCAGGAGACAAACTGTTATATTCAACATAGAGCTGTCCCTGAAGCCTGAGGTCCATCATAGGGTGAGCATGCAATCCAAACTCAGATCTGGAGCTCTAGGAGGGCTCACTGGTCACTGtatgaggaaggggaggggacagagtcTGGAGTGCCACAAgaacaggagagaaagccaaggtGGTGTAAAATCACAAATGGTTGAAGCTTCACTGCAGGAAGCGAGGCCTGGTGGACATGACTGGTTACCTGGCCTTGGAAGAGTCCCTAAGAACAGGCAAAGGTAAGGAGCACAGAAAGGGTCGAGGAGACTGATTGTCAGTTTAAGGCTAGCCAGGCTCAGTGGGCTACACTGGGCATGAAGGGGCTGACCAAGAGAACAAGGATGTTGCTGGAAGGCCCTTGGTATGGGACAGTCTACTACTGTAGCCTTGCTGTGACCACATGACTGGACAGCAACAACTTAGAGAAGATGTATTTGCTTCAAGGTTTCAGCCTGTAATGTGGGGAAGACTCGGTGCAGCCCAGTGCCCTGCAGTAGGGGTGTATGATGACACTTCTGATATCAGGGTGGACTAGAAAGCTCTAAGGAGAGCTTGGACCAGGGTTCAGAAGGAACCTTCAAGCCCCATGCCAAACTTCCTAAAAGATCCACAGCCTCCAAAAATATTCCCACCAACTGGTAGATAGGGTTTAAAATCTGACCCCAGAAGGGACATTTCTGATTCAGTCCCTACAACAAGTAAAGTTATGGGTAGGTGTGGTATCTCATTCCCAGATGCTTACATCTGCCCACTCTGGTCCACAcacccctgcctgcctccctgaccCTGATCTCCAGGATCCTGCAGCACACTCTCATCTGAGttggctggggtggggagtgaatTACACCCTCCACCTAGCATTCTGCAGTTTCTTCCTAACCAGTGATTGTTATATCCTGTAGCCTGTCAGTGGTCTGGCATCTCTGTTCCCAAGGTCCCTGACTAAACAAGACCTTCTCTGCACATATGGGTTTCACATTGAGTTTTAGCCCTACTCACTCCCCACACTGGACAAACACTAGTGTCATATGCACTGCTTAGTGACCTAGCATGGACAGTAAGGCCTCTGGGGGTCTCTGGGTACAATGTTTGGGATATCCTCCTTGGATTATGCTAAGGAAGCAGGTACTAAGAGGACCATCTTGCCATGATAGCATGGGGTGGGTCGCTCCTTGGAGCTAAATTCTCCTGGAAAACATTACATGTAAGTGCTACCCAGGTCCTGTACTGGTGAGGCAGGTATTTGAGATGGACAAGGCCTTTCTCAGCCCAGATCTGCTTGACCCAGGTACTAAGGTGTAAGGCAAGCAACAGTCATCAAAATCAAATTGAGACAGATGCTTTGGAGTTCTCTGTCTCACATcaatgatgactaaggatgtggaCACATGAGTGGCTGAATGGAGAAGAGCCAGAGAAGACAACATGAGGATCCCTGTGTggggactttttaaaataagagttatAGCTAGAACGAGGCAAAGATTAGGATAATTTTCTTGATGAATTAATCCTCCAGATACTGCATTGGCCAAGCTCAGCCAGGAGATAATCACACACTTCTTGCCCAACTTGGAATAATCACATGGTAAACCCTCCTCCTGTTCATCTCTACCTTACTTCCTTAGGTCCTCACTGTGACTCTTGCTCACCACATTCATCTTAACAGGCACTGCAAAGTCACAGAATTTGCAAGTAGTGCTGGTCCACAACTTTAGCTTATGTTTGATGGTCACTGATAAATTATTCTCCCTTTGTTTTCATGTTTACATGATCAGATTGTAGTTGTACCATAGCCTTTCACCTTTACTGCATATAGACAGCTGACTGCTCTATCACTGGGTGTGTTGGCCACTAGTCAAGCTCACCTACCCAGTCTCTGTATCAGTTACACCAAACCAATTGGAGTTGAGGTCTATGTTCCTTTTCTGAACAGAGTAAGCAGCTATTTGGTGATAGTAAAACTGGATCTATGGTCATGTGCCACATGTTATACATGAGGTTAAACTAAGTGTCAAAAGCCAGGGCCATTCATTTGGCAGAGGAACCATATCCAAAGCTTCTGATAGCCTGTGAGTGGCACAGAGCCATCAAGGTTTTAACACAAAACTCagacacaagcctttaatcccagccactcaggaggtagaggaaggtggatcttCATGCATCTAGGCAGCAGTGGCTACTACCAAACCGAAAAGCAAATGCCTAAGCTCTTAAGGAAGGGAGCTCACACCTCCAAGTAGTGAGGACCATCCATGCAGGCTGCAATCAACTCTGGGTTGCCTTCCCTCTTTGACTTTCCCATGGACCTGAAGTGACTTCTTCATGGGTGGGAAGTGTCCTTGTGTGGTATCTACAGCTCCAGTACTccagccaaaaggagagaatttAGATAACATCAAAATTCCTGAAGCAGTCAAGGAATGTGTCTTTGGGAAGCAATCCCATCAGGAGGCTTGAAGCTAGCAGCGGGTCCAAGCATTACCAAGGCACAGGAAATTGAGTTGCTCGGTGTCATCATCCATAGCAGGTAGATCAGTACCTGTGACAGAACTCAGTAGCTGCTGAAGCAAAGGTACTGGTCTGCCTGTTCCATCAGAATCAAAGAGGGTTCAGCTTCACAGCACCAAAATCACTCCTTAGACTAAAGATCATGAAAACCTCAGCAGCAAGGACAAGGGTGCTCAATAGATGTTGAGGTGGCATGAGTGAGAGACATCCCCATAGGATCCGGTATTGCACACTTGGTTCCAGGTTGGCAGTGATGTTTGAGATGGAACATTGAGGTGGTACAACCTTCCTGGAGGAAGgatgtcactggggggtggggggattggtAGGTTTTCAGAGTTCATGGTTTAGTCCCCCCTCCAAATCTTtactccccctccctctcctcctccccactgtctGCATTGTGAATGTGTGACTGCTCAGCTTCTGGCTCCAGCTGCCTACAGTGAtgcctctccttccattctaGACTCTccctctggaattgtaagcccaaataaactcttttttctgtaggttgcttttgctCAGGATGTTTTATCGCAGAAACAAAAAGTAACTGATAACTTACTGCAGTGCTGAGATGACATGGGAGCTGGGATGCTGAGACaacatagcatatatatatatatatatatatatatatatatatatatacatacatatacatatatatatacacacatacatacacacatatatatgtatatatacatacatacacatatatatgcacatatatacgcatatatgtgtgtgtttatgtgtgtatcatatatatgtgtatatatgtttatgtaaaatgtatatatataaatatatatactcatatatatgaatgccacatatatacaatatgtatacacacatatatacacatagatattcactcacacacacacacatacacacacatacacacacacatacggcaAGCACTTTAGGTGTGAATAGGAAAAAGTAAAACCCAGCAAAGTAGTAGGACATCAAAATATGACTGGATGTCCGCAAACCATATAGAGCACCACTGCCAAAGTACAGGAAAACAAGGGGGAGCCCAACATCGGTTCTGCGGTGACAGCTGACTTGAGCACAGACAGAAGAAACAGGGAAGACATGAGCAGGGTAGCACCAGAGATCATGGCATGTGTGTAGCAGGTATCCTGGAGGCAGTGGAGAAGTAACACTGCAGTAGAAAGAAACatttgaagaaatgaaagatggggtggggtggggtggggtggggtggggtggggtggggtgggaggtagcTGAGTAGTGGAGTGGCTCTCCCAGCCTGTGAGAGTCTGAGGAGGATCCCTGacctaaggaagaaaaaaaagcaggagagaaggaaattTTTCTCATCTCTGAGTAAGACATAAAGTAAACACCAGAGTGTTCCAGAATCAGTGAGCCCTTGACAGGTTAAATCTACATGtgttaaagaaacacaaatatgaTGTAGGACATATCATAATCACAAGCTCCGGGTTttaatggagagaagagaaagtgtgcTGTGGGGGAAGGTCATGGCCATGTCACCAAGTGAGCTGTGGTGGGAGTCTGGGGTGGCATTTAGAGGGCAGAGCCAGAGATGAAAGCTGGAATTCTTAAGGGTGGAAATCATCACAAAAGTCAAGTCCAAGGTCCTGGTCTGAATTTAAGAGTCTGGGGCTGGACAAGCTAGTGAGATGGAACCTAGAGGAGGTGTGGGGTGCATGTGTCAGAGAATGGGGAGGATCCAAGCACGGCTAAATAAGAATTaggattatatttttaattttgtgattttgATAATTGCACAATAGTTATGTGAAATGTCAGTGTATGTAATATGAACAGAAAAGTTCAGAATAATCACACATCTTTTGGGTCTATTTTCCAACACTTTTGTTTCGTTTTTAGAGTCAGGGCGTCATATAATCAAGGCAggttttgaacttctgatcctctgccTCCACCCCAATGCTGGGGTTATGGACATGGATTTCTGCATTCAGCTTTTTAtgcaacttatttttaaaataaatctgttatttcaaaatttaaaaatgaacccCTCAACTGAATATTATTATTCTTCCCGATAAGTGAGGTTCCCAGGCTTCTAGAAGCCAGATTTTTCTCACTCATTCCTTCAAACTACTTTACAGATGTTCTCATTGGAAATGTGTTGAATTTGAGAAACTGCAGCTGCCTTTTTCAGTATTAATTTCCAACTTAAAGCTCAGAGGCGATAAGATCTGGACACAAAGTGGAAGCAGTGAACTGGAAGGTCACCACCGAGTGTCCTCTTCACAGACCTGACTGAGCACCAGGGGCATTCAGTCGCCTGCACGGTGAGAGCCTGAGGGGACCACCTGAGCAGTTTGTTCTGTTGAACATGAATTTGATAAAAAGCAAACTGCCCTCAGGGTCCTCGATCCTTGGCCCCACCCCCTTAGGCCTGGGTAGGGGGCATTGCTGACCTCCTGCACACACATCCTTACTTAGGTGGACTTAGGAACCCAAACTCAGAGTAGCGTCCCAGAGGAGTGGAggagggggctggggctggggctggttTTAGGTGCTTTGGGACTCAGCTGTCCCTCCTGCCAGCCCCAGTGGGTACAACTTAAGAACTCAGGAAGCCTCCTGGAACCTTCTTTCCTCTACCAGGCCCCAGGCAGGTTAAAAAATGCATTGTGGTTGTCTTATGACACAGTGAGTCAGGTACTGTACCATACAGAGCATACTCACATGGCCCAAGGCCAGGGTTGGGGTGGTAGATGTTCTTGGGAGGAACATCCCATGGAGCTTCCAAGGAACATCCAAGGAGCAGAAGGTTGGAGATAAGGCCTCACCACACACAGCCTAAAAGGGCCTGTGTGATCAGACTTTAATAGGGGGAGGAAGGTGTAAGCAAGTTAGGGTGGACAGTTGTGCAAAACCAAAAGAGGAGCTACATTGCTGTTAAAGGAGCAACATTGTTATACATTGTTACCAAGTCTCCATAACCTACAAACCTAAAGTTTCTGTTTCTGAAGCCTAATGAATTCTGCAGAGGGTTTCCATGCTGAATTTGTAACCCATGATGTATACCCACCCCTTTGACTTGTTAAACTCCTGAACACTGTgatgacacacccactccaggtGTTGTATTCTTGCACTTATCTACCCCACAGACAGCCTTGAGCCCTGAGTCTCCCTGTCTTCTGTCCAGATGTTAACAGATGTTTTCCACCATCCTTATCACTTCCCCAGTAAAAGGGACTTCAAAGGCAGTGAGGGACCATTCTCTGAAATTTCAATTTAGGGAGAAGCAGCTGTCTGATCAGTGTAAATAAAGCTTGCTTAATcaaacagtaataaaatatttgttattttcctGGGTCTAACAGTTGGTTTCTTTGGAGTGTGAGGCAAAGTCATTTCATGGAGCAAGGTCTTCTTTAAGAACAATCTGGTCAGACATTCAGTGTTCAGGTACGTTTGGTTGCATTTCCCGAAGGGGAGGTGATCATATAGTGTTAGCCCAGAGGTATAGATGACAGCTTCAGGTCCAAGATGTTCAGGTCTCAGGGTGGGGTGCCCATTGGAGATCTGTGACCTCCATAGTACCTTCAGACTGCAGCCTGCCCTCGCCAGACAATAGCTTTCAGGGCCACAGTTCTCCACAATACCATCCATGGCCTGCAGACTCATCTTCAGAGCATAGAACACCCATGCAACATTATCATTAGCAAACTGCCAGGGTGCCTTACCTAGACAACTCTGAAGAGGTTAGGCTGGCTTTTGAGCTAGAGGCTCCCCTGAGCTCCTTCCTGGTATCCTGGCTCTTCTTGCTTGTAAGGACACCAACTTGAGTAGCCTTCCTCCATTGCAAACCCAACTGTGGACCTACAATGGCCTTTCTGCTACTTCTACTCGAAGCCTGgttgttttcatcttcttttcttatgatcctccccctcccccagtaagTTCTTGTTCTGTAGCTCAGGTTGCTCTTGAAATTAGGATCCTTCTGCCTAAgtctcctgggtgttgggatttcAGTTCTGTTCCCCCATGCCCATTTAGAAAACTCAAATTATTTAGACTTCTGATTGCAAGAACCACTCATGGGACAGGGAAGTCAGGAGAGCAGTTATAGGCTTTCTAGGATGGGGTCAGGCTGGAGGGGAGGATCTTTCCAGGAAGACCCAGAGGGCTCagataaatgaaaatgtgtatttgtgttcttGTTTCTATGGAAGGAGTCCAGGTGTCAATAACCTCCCAGCCGTTGGTCCAGGGGTTGAAGGTTGTTAGTTAAGTCCTAAGGCTTCTGGTTACTGTTCAGGGTTGATTTTCAGGTCCAAAGGGACCCATGCTCTATTTTAAGGTTCCTCTTCTCTTGCTCTGATACTTTCAAGaccagcagaggcagagctggcTTCTCATTACCACAGGCTCAAAGCCCAGCTAGCCAGGCTTTGCCTCCAGTTCATTAAGTCAAGGTCAGTAGGATGGTGCCCTCCTCCTGACTCCTGGGCAGCCTGTGGTGCTGCCTGAGGCATTTATGCACACCTGGTGGCTAGTCTAGTTAAAAGACCATTTTGAAATTGGACTGTCGATCTTGTATCATGGGTCCCATATAGAACAGTCTGTGCAAGAGAGTGCTAGGGCAGCAGGGGTgacacagcttcagggacagggtccctttcaggccttcatcttcggccaggggACAGAGCTGGGACCCAGTCCTCTGTGCACTTTTCCTGCAAGAGGACAGGTGGGCTCCAGGGAGAGCACATTCTGGGGAGCCACGTGAGAgcgccatcttgtatcctgggccCCAAAGAGACCAGTCTGCAAGGAGAGCATGGTGGATGCAGAAGGAACATATCTTCTGGGATAGGGGCCCTTTTTGGCTTtaatcttcagccaggaggca includes these proteins:
- the LOC110289063 gene encoding lymphocyte antigen 6L-like; the protein is MTRLLLVLWASMVSVDLARGMIIYKGPARNLTCFHCFNVSQASQCRPTECQSNEKVCVSREVLLNKRKNRKTEITKRCATTCPKTNDFNQLSLSGIQDTIIRRCCSWDHCNRAPGSWEGFWSLPGWLLLPMGLALFCTLL